The following coding sequences lie in one Palaemon carinicauda isolate YSFRI2023 chromosome 7, ASM3689809v2, whole genome shotgun sequence genomic window:
- the LOC137643496 gene encoding uncharacterized protein: MVGRPLFLLLSFAWADKGNGSEELPAHKRQSVQYSTLVGPSFVDTQLYDHAHAPIGQTAYLTCVVKNLHNYTVSWVRARDIHLLTAGETTYTSDNRFVAVNPGGGDQWMLRIHHAQPSDAGTYLCQVSISPPMSTSVTLLVTQAVANIRPGTEVYLKAGSRVVLVCEVFGCPYPALPAWYRGQQLQDGTETEEGHIQVTSPPTTLSSSTPTPSDSSPGAATDDALSQNPPTGKTFRSSLDERYHPAETNTESSLLNIMDTTSTTVAPAGLPFAKSTLIRPKASAVHSGVYTCTNTCTSSINLTLHVLIGDEETAAMQHPNGSLRITALPGVICFLSFLASKLQP, from the exons ATGGTTGGGAGGCCCCTCTTCCTACTTCTGTCCTTTGCCTGGGCGGACAAAGGGAATG GAAGCGAAGAATTGCCAGCCCACAAGAGACAGTCGGTCCAGTACTCGACCCTGGTGGGACCATCCTTCGTCGACACTCAACTCTACGATCACGCGCATGCGCCCATCGGACAGACAGCGTATCTCACCTGCGTTGTGAAAAACCTCCATAATTATACG GTTTCCTGGGTAAGAGCAAGAGATATCCACCTGTTAACTGCAGGAGAAACCACATACACATCGGACAACAG ATTCGTGGCTGTCAACCCAGGCGGCGGAGACCAGTGGATGCTGCGTATTCATCACGCACAGCCATCTGACGCTGGCACTTATCTGTGCCAGGTGTCTATAAGTCCTCCAATGTCAACGTCTGTTACTCTGTTAGTGACAC AAGCCGTAGCGAACATCCGGCCGGGTACGGAAGTGTACTTGAAAGCCGGAAGCCGAGTAGTCCTCGTATGCGAAGTGTTCGGATGTCCGTATCCGGCTTTACCTGCTTGGTACAGAGGACAACAG CTTCAAGACGGCACAGAAACCGAAGAAGGTCACATACAAGTTACATCTCCTCCAACCACACTGTCCTCATCTACACCGACTCCTTCAGACAGTTCTCCGGGTGCTGCCACTGACGATGCTCTTTCCCAAAATCCTCCGACGGGCAAAACTTTCAGGTCCTCCCTCGACGAACGTTATCACCCAGCCGAGACGAATACCGAATCCTCCCTTCTGAATATAATGGACACGACGAGCACGACCGTAGCTCCAGCTGGCCTGCCCTTCGCTAAGTCGACCCTTATTCGACCTAAGGCATCGGCAGTTCACTCTGGGGTGTACACTTGTACCAATACGTGCACCAGTTCGATTAATCTAACTCTACATGTTCTCATAG GGGACGAAGAAACAGCTGCCATGCAACACCCAAATGGCTCGCTGAGGATAACTGCTCTCCCGGGGGTCATCTGCTTCTTGTCTTTCCTtgcatccaagctacaaccctaa